The Zingiber officinale cultivar Zhangliang chromosome 9A, Zo_v1.1, whole genome shotgun sequence genome window below encodes:
- the LOC122019003 gene encoding uncharacterized protein LOC122019003 yields the protein MAGRRNNNNGEVGGQNNQFLEGLTALLHEQNRIHGEQIQQILQAREQGSTPRRSAPSTQPVYKQFRELGPTEFKGTTDPIVAEGWIRSLETIFDFMQLTDADKVRCAIFMLRDDARVWWEGARLTVDLATLTWTDFKEVFYGKYFTVDNRTRLAREFLELRQGDLSVAEYVRRFERGRYFVPMITSQPVEELKHFTESLRPAIRHDVRLSRVTTFREAVDQALMSERDRNDMIKEAQNKRLSYQGRDQ from the coding sequence ATGGCTGGGAGAAGGAACAACAACAACGGAGAGGTGGGTGGTCAGAACAACCAGTTCCTAGAAGGACTTACAGCACTCCTACATGAACAGAACCGCATTCATGGGGAACAAATTCAACAAATACTGCAGGCTAGGGAGCAGGGGAGCACACCCAGACGTTCTGCACCTAGCACGCAACCGGTCTACAAGCAGTTTCGGGAGCTTGGACCGACGGAGTTTAAAGGCACCACGGACCCGATCGTTGCAGAGGGATGGATTCGGTCTCTAGAGACGATATTCGACTTCATGCAGCTCACAGATGCGGACAAAGTCAGGTGTGCGATATTCATGCTCCGGGATGATGCTCGAGTATGGTGGGAGGGTGCGCGGTTGACTGTAGATCTGGCTACTTTGACTTGGACTGATTTTAAGGAGGTATTCTATGGAAAGTATTTCACAGTTGACAACAGGACACGACTGGCACGGGAATTCTTGGAGCTTCGTCAGGGAGATTTGTCAGTGGCGGAGTATGTCAGGAGATTCGAGAGAGGACGCTATTTCGTACCTATGATTACTAGCCAACCAGTCGAGGAGCTGAAGCATTTTACAGAAAGTTTGAGGCCGGCTATTCGCCATGATGTTAGGTTGAGTCGGGTCACCACATTCCGAGAAGCTGTTGACCAGGCATTGATGTCCGAAAGAGACAGAAATGACATGATCAAGGAAGCTCAGAACAAAAGACTGAGTTATCAGGGACGGGATCAGTAG